A single Saccharolobus shibatae B12 DNA region contains:
- a CDS encoding aldehyde dehydrogenase family protein: MVFVNEKTYQRYVEERREEEFHKEYERALDHIELGKDYPILIGKDEIKLSSKYIVKTPVDTSLTFAITQKDDGTNLRNAIKIARKSFDYWQYSDWKDRVEFAYKAAEELRRRKFELAAIITYENGKNRYEAIAEVDETIDYFLYYAKLLEDNRGYIRQMEGRIYKNEKAFSVMRPYGTWLIISPFNFPLAITATMTLGALLTGNTVVVKPSSDTPVSAYMLVTIMRRAGFPPEAVNYVTIPGELVTPALDEVDGFAFTGSRDVGHRLLKTFINRKPRPAVLELGGKNATIITARADLNKAVEGTFRGAFGFGGQKCSATSRVFIESPIYDEFLKRMKEKVEKSVIGDPRKRETFLGPLINKGAIEKFRRYVKQAVEEGGKILVGGRVIDDEKSYLVEPTIIVDLPYSSPLWKTELFVPILLVKEVRNLEEAVKLANDVDYGLTAGIFSEDPKEIQYFFDHIEAGVVYANRTVGSTTGAMPGVQPFGGWKDSGWTGRNAGGPYYLLSFMREQARTVYD; encoded by the coding sequence ATGGTATTTGTAAATGAAAAAACTTATCAAAGATATGTAGAGGAGAGAAGGGAGGAGGAATTTCATAAGGAATATGAAAGAGCGTTAGATCATATTGAACTTGGAAAGGATTATCCTATCTTGATTGGTAAGGATGAAATCAAACTTTCATCCAAGTATATAGTTAAAACTCCGGTTGACACAAGTTTAACTTTCGCAATTACTCAAAAGGATGATGGAACTAATTTACGTAACGCAATAAAGATTGCTAGAAAATCCTTTGATTATTGGCAGTACTCAGATTGGAAAGATAGGGTAGAGTTTGCGTATAAAGCAGCTGAGGAGCTAAGGAGAAGAAAGTTCGAGCTTGCCGCAATAATAACTTACGAAAACGGTAAAAACAGATATGAAGCAATAGCAGAAGTAGACGAAACCATTGATTACTTTCTCTATTACGCTAAGCTTTTGGAGGATAATAGGGGATACATAAGACAGATGGAAGGTAGAATATACAAGAACGAGAAAGCATTTTCGGTAATGAGGCCCTATGGTACTTGGTTAATCATTTCTCCATTCAACTTTCCATTGGCGATTACTGCCACAATGACTTTAGGAGCACTACTGACTGGAAATACAGTAGTAGTGAAGCCGTCATCAGATACTCCAGTTTCAGCCTATATGCTTGTAACCATTATGAGAAGAGCTGGATTCCCACCTGAAGCAGTAAATTACGTCACAATACCTGGAGAGCTTGTAACTCCAGCATTGGATGAGGTTGACGGTTTCGCATTTACTGGATCTAGGGATGTTGGTCACAGGTTACTAAAGACGTTTATAAATAGAAAGCCGAGACCAGCTGTTCTAGAATTGGGTGGAAAGAATGCTACAATAATTACCGCAAGGGCCGATTTAAATAAGGCAGTTGAAGGTACTTTTAGGGGTGCTTTCGGATTTGGAGGGCAAAAATGCAGTGCAACTTCTAGGGTATTTATCGAGAGCCCAATATATGATGAGTTCTTGAAGAGAATGAAGGAGAAAGTTGAGAAGAGTGTAATAGGTGATCCGAGAAAAAGGGAGACCTTCTTAGGTCCACTAATAAATAAGGGGGCTATTGAGAAGTTTAGAAGATACGTTAAACAAGCGGTCGAAGAGGGTGGTAAAATACTAGTGGGAGGAAGGGTAATCGATGACGAGAAAAGTTATCTAGTTGAACCAACGATAATTGTAGACTTGCCATACTCGAGCCCATTGTGGAAAACTGAATTATTCGTACCAATCTTACTAGTAAAGGAGGTCCGGAATCTTGAAGAAGCTGTAAAACTTGCAAACGATGTTGATTATGGCTTAACTGCAGGTATCTTCTCTGAAGATCCAAAGGAGATACAATATTTCTTCGACCATATTGAGGCTGGAGTTGTATATGCTAATAGAACTGTTGGATCAACTACTGGAGCTATGCCCGGTGTACAGCCTTTTGGAGGTTGGAAGGATTCTGGTTGGACTGGGAGGAACGCTGGAGGGCCGTATTATCTCCTCTCGTTTATGAGAGAACAGGCTAGGACTGTATACGATTAA